Within Desulfobacter sp., the genomic segment TTTTATAATCCACGGTTCTGGAGGAAACCAGGATCTGGTTTACCGGCTTATCGAACAGTCTTTTGAGAATCTCCCTGGCCGTATCAAATCCCCCGTCCAGGTATACGGCAGCCACCACCGCCTCAAAGGCATCGGAAAGAATGGAATTTTTATCCGGGCCGCCGGAAAGGAATTCGCCTTTGCCCAGCTTAATATGCCGTCCCAGGTCAATCTTCCGGGCCATACGGGCCAGGCCCGGTTCGCTGACCAGGTTGGACCGGAGTTTGGACAATTCCCCCTCCTGCTTTGAGGGGTCGCCCTCCATGAGCATCTGTCCCACACATAGTCCCACAACGGCATCTCCCAAAAATTCCAGGCGCTCATTATCGGTCTGGCAGCTGCTCTGGTTTTCATTGAGATAAGAACGGTGGCAAAGGGCATTGGATAAGAGGGAGCGGTCCTTGAACCGGTAGTCCAGGTTTTTTTCCAACAGATCCAGACGGGGGCGGGACCTCAGGTCTGCCAGGCGTTCGGTGAGGGCCTTAAACACGCCCATCCCCACCTTGAGGTTTCCTTTCCCCACACCCAGGTCAACCCCCTTGTTGAAACTGCCGTGGAAATCCGAGCCGCCCGTGGCCACAAGATTTCTTTTGCCGGCCAGGGCGGCCAGCGCCTTCTGCTGTTTGGCATCGTGGTCTGTATAGTACACTTCAAGTCCCTGGAGCCCGTCTTCAACAAGCGAATCAATAAAGAGTGCCAGCCCTTTATCATCCTTAAATTCCAATAGCCCCGGGTGGGCCAGTACCGGTACGCCGCCGGCATCCAGGATTAACTGAACGGCATCCTTGCAGGAGATTTTGTATTTTTCCACATAGGCTGGCTTGTCCTTGCCCATATACAGATCAAAAACCGCCCTGAAATTCTTGGCATATCCCTTCTCGACCATCAGTTCTGCAATATGGGGACGACCGGTCTGGCGGGCACCGAACCGGGCTTCCACCTCTGCCATGGAAATGTCAAAGCCAAGCTGATTAAGTTTTTCGATAATTTTGGGATTTCGTTCCTCCCGGGCCTGGACTGCCCGGGTCAGCACCTGGTTAAGCGGCCTGTCGAAAAGGGAGAACCCGTATCCCAGCATATGGATACTGCCCAAATATTTGAATTCCGGAGGCGGGTCGCAGGATATTTCGACCCCGGTGATAACCTCCAGGGGAAGGGAATGACCCTTTGCCTGAATCTCTTTGATTCCCCCAAGGGAATCATGGTCGGTCAGGGCAAGGGCCCTGACTCCTTTTTTATGCGCCAGCTCGAGGATCTCCAAGGGCGAGCAGGAACCGTCCGACGCAGTCGAATGTACGTGAAGGTCAATCAAAAATCAAACTACCGCCATGAACACCGCTTAGATGCCCAGGGCCTTCTCCATATCTTCTTCCCGGGTTTTGCACTCAATGCATTGGGTGGTCACGGGTCTGGCCTTGAGGCGCTCAATGGAAATATCCTCTTCACATTTCTCGCAATAGCCGAAGCTCCCGTTTTCAATCCGTACCAGGGCTTTTTTAATTTTTTTAATCAATTTATGCTCCCGGTCCCGGATACGAAGTTCAAAACTTCTCTCCGCTTCGTGGGAGGCCCGGTCTGTAGGATCGGCGAAATTTTCCTTGGGCTTGGTCATCCCGGTCACCGTGCTGTCCGCATGGGAAAGCAGTTCATTGAGCCGGTCCGTCAACAGGTTTTTAAAATATTCGAGTTCTTCTTTTTTCATGGCGTTGTCCTTGACTTAAAGTATACAACTGCAACCACATCAGAAACAATTATTATACCCGAAATTCAAATAAAGTAAAGAAAATATGAAAAACGGCTTTTAATCATTTGCCCGAGAAAGGCAAATATATTCGTTTTCACTGGACACAAGCATTTAACGAAAAGCCCCCCCACCGCCCGCCTCATTTAATACTCATTGACTGCAGTGACGGTTCATTGCTGCCATTTGCGGGCCACCCGCCAAA encodes:
- the rnc gene encoding ribonuclease III; translation: MIDLHVHSTASDGSCSPLEILELAHKKGVRALALTDHDSLGGIKEIQAKGHSLPLEVITGVEISCDPPPEFKYLGSIHMLGYGFSLFDRPLNQVLTRAVQAREERNPKIIEKLNQLGFDISMAEVEARFGARQTGRPHIAELMVEKGYAKNFRAVFDLYMGKDKPAYVEKYKISCKDAVQLILDAGGVPVLAHPGLLEFKDDKGLALFIDSLVEDGLQGLEVYYTDHDAKQQKALAALAGKRNLVATGGSDFHGSFNKGVDLGVGKGNLKVGMGVFKALTERLADLRSRPRLDLLEKNLDYRFKDRSLLSNALCHRSYLNENQSSCQTDNERLEFLGDAVVGLCVGQMLMEGDPSKQEGELSKLRSNLVSEPGLARMARKIDLGRHIKLGKGEFLSGGPDKNSILSDAFEAVVAAVYLDGGFDTAREILKRLFDKPVNQILVSSRTVDYKSCIQEYAQEHYGTTPDYHVTREMGPDHDKTFEISLTLDSIEAKGQGKTKKAAEQDAARNALTVLAPESL
- the dksA gene encoding RNA polymerase-binding protein DksA, which codes for MKKEELEYFKNLLTDRLNELLSHADSTVTGMTKPKENFADPTDRASHEAERSFELRIRDREHKLIKKIKKALVRIENGSFGYCEKCEEDISIERLKARPVTTQCIECKTREEDMEKALGI